GGCGCCGCCGATCGGGTCACGATCCTGGGGAAGGGCGGCAAGAGCCGGACCGTGCCGGTCATCGCGCCCGTGCGCGCGGCGATCGAGGCCTATCTCGCGCTCTGTCCCCATGATCTCGCCGGCGGGCCGCTGTTTGTGGGCGCGCGCGGCGGGCCGCTCTCGCCGCGCATCATCCAGCTCGCCGTCCAACGCTTGCGCGGGGCGCTCGGCCTGCCCGAGAGCGCGACGCCGCATGCGCTGCGTCATTCGTTCGCCACGCATCTCTTGGGTCGCGGCGGCGATCTGCGCACGATCCAGGAATTGCTCGGCCACGCCTCGCTGTCGACGACGCAGATCTATACCGCCGTCGACAAGACGCGGCTCCTCGACGCTTATCGCTCGGCGCATCCTCGCGCGAAGTGAAACTGAAGGCCGCGTGAAAGCCCTGAGGAGCCGCGAACTCTACCCCCCTTGAGCGGAGGGTAGTCCCGTGGACGCCGCTCCAATTTCGCGAAGCGTGCGCAACTCTCACTCCACCGGCTCCACCGCGCTAATCTCGATTCCAAAGCCCGAGAGCCCGACGAAGGCGCGAGGCTTAGAGGACGAGGAGCGCAGTCGGATCGAGGAAACGCCGAGGTCCTTCAAAATCTGCGCGCCGAGACCGACGTCGAGCCATTGCCGCTTGCGTGTTTCCTCCGCCCTTTCCTCCTCGTCCTTCTGGCGTCCGACGATGTTCGCCGGGACGCCCGCCGCGCCGTCGCGCAGATAGACGAGCACGCCGCGCCCTTCGCGGGCGAAGCGCGCCAGAGTCTTCTTGATCGTCGGCGCGCCGCACATCACATCGGAGATAATGTCGGCGCGATGCAGCCGCGTCGGCACGTCGCGCCCGTCGCCAATCGCCCCCAGAACGAAGGCGAAGTGCTGCACGCTGTCGAAGGGCGTCACATAGGCGTGGCCGATCATTTCCCCGGCCTCCGTCGCGACGGGGAACGTCGCGACGCGTTCGACGAGCTTTTCGCGCGCCTGGCGGAACGCGATGAGGTCCGAAACCGACACGAGTTTGAGGTCGTGCGTGCGCGCGAAGTCCTCGATCTGGCGGCCGGTCATCACCGTGCCGTCGTCATTGGCGAGTTCGCAAATGACGCCGACCGGCGGCAGGCCGGCAAGCTTGCAGAGATCGACGGCGGCTTCCGTATGTCCGGAGCGCATCAGCACCCCGCCATCCTTGGCGATCAGCGGGAAGACATGGCCGGGCCGCACGAAGTCGCTCGCGCCCATATTGCCATTGGCGAGCGCGCGCACCGTATTGCAGCGCTGCTCGGCGGAAATTCCGGTGGTGAGCCCGTGGCGCGTGTCGACGGTAATGGTGAAGGCCGTCGCGAGCGGCGCGTCGTTTTCCGCGACCATGGGCGCGAGATGCAGACGGCGCGCCTCCTCGAGCGTGAGCGGCGCGCAGACGATCCCGCTCGTATGGCGGATGATGAAGGCCATTTTCTCGGGCGTGCAGAGCGACGCGGCGACGACGAGGTCGCCTTCGTTTTCGCGATCGTCGTCATCGGTGACGACGACGATTTCGCCTCTCGCCACGGCCTCGACGGCTTCAGTGATGGAATGGGACAATGAGATCTCCGGAACCCGCCGCTTGCGGCGCCTGCGTCGCATATCTAGCCTTGCCGCGGCGACGTTTCAAACGGGCGGCTGCGCAGCTTTCGCAATTGTCATTCCTGACGCGCGAAGCGCGATCGAAATTAAGACCAGCGTTCCTGACGACGCTCTGGAGTTCCAGTCGGCCTTCGGCCCGCCGCGACTGACATGGCGCCAAGGCCTGGAAGAAAGGAGGCTCGGTTGCTCAACGCGGAATTGAAAAGGCAAGCGATCTGGAGCGTCTCGAGCTGGATAGCGGCGGCCGCGCTGGCGTTCTTATCACTACCTGCGCGCGCGGGCGCAAGCCCCTGCGCCGATATCGAAGGCGCCGCCTACACAGTATGCGACTTCGATGCGCGCAAGCACGACATTCGGCTCTTTCTGCGCGACGAGAAAGGCGAAATTTATGGCTCTTTCGCGCGGCTTGCGGATGGACTGGCGAACAAGGGTGAAACGCTCGTGTTCGCCATGAACGCCGGCATGTATGCGGAGGACCGCACGCCGGTCGGTCTCTATGTCGAAAACGGCCGCACGCTCAACGGCGCGAATACCCGCTCCGGCGCCGGCAATTTCCACCTGAAGCCCAATGGCGTGTTCTGGGTCGACGGCGCGCGCGCCGGCGTCACCGAGACAGCGCGTTTCCTGAAAAACCCTCAGCGGGCGCAATTCGCGACCCAGTCTGGGCCGATGCTCGTTATCAGCGGGCGCATTCATCCCCGCATTCATGAGGACGGCATGTCGCAGAAATTTCGCAACGGCGTCTGCGTCCAAGACGGCCATATCATGCGCTTCGCGATCTCCAACCAGCCGGTGACGTTTTACGAGTTCGCCCGGCTGTTTCGCGATCGCCTGCACTGCAAGGACGCGCTGTTTCTCGATGGCGGCTCGGCGTCGGCGCTCTATGCGCCGTCGCTCTCGCGTCACGACCGTTTCACGCCGACCATGGGGCCAATCCTCGGCGTGGTCGAGAAGGCGAACCGCTAGCTCAGTCGGAGAAGCGCCGCATTGAGCTTTTCGACGCGCGCCGCCGTCTCCTCGCGCCGTTCGCGGTGCTCGTCGATCACCTCTTCTTCCGCCTTGGCGAGGAAGCCCTCATTGGCGAGTTTGGCGTCGAGCTTCTTCAACTCGCCTTCGAGCTTGCCGATCTCTTTCGCCAGCCGCGTCCTTTCGGCGCCAAGATCGATCACGCCCTCGAGCGGCATGGCGGCGACGCCGCCCCGAACGATGATTTGCGCGCTGCTCTTTGGCGCCGCCTCAGCGAAGCCGAAGTGCGAGAGCCGGGCCAGCTTGCGGATCGTCTCGTCCCAGCGCTCCGTGCGCGCTTTCAGCGCGTCGTCTGCGCCGATCAGCAGCAGCTCCGTCTCGCTCGTCAAATTCATTTCGGCGCGCAGCGAGCGGACTTCGGAAATAAGATCGACGACCCAACCGATTTCGCTTTCGGCGTCCGCATCTTCGAGTCCTTCGAGCGCCGGCCAGGCGGCGAGCGCCAGCATCGTCTCGCGCTTGGGACCGTCCGCGCCCTTAATCGCCCAAAGCTCCTCGGTGAGGAAGGGCATGAAAGGATGCAGCAGCGCGTAGATCTGGTCGAGAACGTAGGCGGTCGTCGCGCGCGTCTCGTCCTTGTCGGCGCCGTCGGCGCCTTGCAGCAGCGGTTTCGCCAGCTCGACATACCAGTCGCAGAAGACGCTCCAGACGAAGCGATAGACGGCGTTCGCCGCGTCGTTGAAGCGATAGGCCTCGATCGCCGCGCTCACCTCTGCGATCGTGCGCGCCGCTTCGCCGACGATCCAGCGGTTCAGCGTAATCGTGTTGGCGCGCGGATCATAATATTCGACGCGCGCGCAGCCGTTGATCTCGGCGAAACGCGAGGCGTTCCACAGCTTCGTCGCGAAATTGCGATAGCCCTCGACGCGCTGCGTCGAAAGCTTGATGTCGCGTCCCTGCGCGGCCATCGCCGCAAGCGTGAAGCGCAGCGCGTCGGCGCCATATTCGTCGATCAGATGCAGCGGGTCGATGACATTGCCCTTCGACTTACTCATCTTCGCGCCCTTCTCGTCGCGGACGAGCGCATGGATATAGACATCGCGGAAGGGGACCTCATCCATGAAATAGAGGCCCATCATCATCATGCGGGCGACCCAGAAGAAGATGATGTCGAAGCCGGTGACGAGGGCGCTCGTCGGATAATAGCGCGCGAGCTCCGGCGTCTTCTCCGGCCAGCCGAGAGTCGAGAAGGGCCAGAGCGCCGAGGAAAACCAGGTGTCGAGAACGTCTTCGTCGCGCGTGAGCGTCACGCCATCGCCGCGTTTGGAACGCGCCGCGGCAAGCGCAGCCTCTTCCGTCTCTTCGACATAGGCGTTGCCGTCCTCGTCATACCAGGCGGGGATGCGATGGCCCCACCAGAGCTGGCGCGATACGCACCAGGGCTGGATGTTCTCGAGCCACTCAAAATAGGTCTTCTCCCAATTCTTCGGAACGAAAGTGGTGCGGCCGTCGCGCACCGCCTTGAGCGCCGGCTGCGCCAAGGTCTTCGCGTCGACATACCATTGGTCGGTGAGGCGCGGCTCGAGCACGGCGCCCGAGCGGTCGCCATGCGGGACCATGTGCTTGTGGTCGTCGAGGCCGTCGAGCAGCTCGCGCTCCTCCATCATTTCGACGACGCGCTTGCGCGCGGCGAAACGGTCGAGCCCGTCGAGGGTGGAGGCCGTCGCCGCAAGTTCGGGAGAGGGGTCGACGCCTTCGTGAAAGTCCGCATTGGCGGCAAGCGTCATCTGCGCTTGCGGGTCGAGCACGTTAACGAGCCGCAGGCCATGCCGCTTGCCGACTTCGAAATCGTTGAAGTCGTGGGCCGGCGTGATTTTCACCGCGCCCGTGCCCTTCTCGGGATCGGAATATTCATCGGCGACGATTGGGATCAGCCTGCCGACCAATGGCAGACGCACGCGCTTTCCAACCAGCGCCGTGTAGCGCTCGTCTTCCGGATGCACGGCGACCGCCGTGTCGCCGAGCATTGTCTCGGGTCGCGTCGTCGCGACGACGATGAACTCGCCGGTCTCTTTCCCAGAGTCGTCGACGATCGGATATTTGAAGCGCCACAAATGGCCCTTCACTTCCTGCTGCAGCACTTCGAGATCGGAGATCGCCGTGTGCAGCGCCGGGTCCCAATTGACGAGGCGCTTGTCCTTGTAGAGCAGGCCGTCGCGATAGAGCTGCACGAAGACTTTAACGACGGCGCGCGACAGGCCTTCATCGAGCGTGAAGCGCTCGCGCGACCAGTCGCAACTGGCGCCGAGCCGCTTCAGCTGCTCGACGATCTTGCCGCCGGACTCCGCCTTCCACTCCCACACGCGCTCGACGAATTTCTCGCGTCCGAGTTCGCGGCGATGTTCCTGGCGCTCCATGAGCTGGCGTTCGACGACCATTTGCGTCGCGATGCCGGCGTGGTCGGTGCCGGGCTGCCACAGCACGTCGTCACCCTTCATGCGGCGATAGCGCACGAGAATGTCCTGCAGCGTATTATTGAGCGCGTGGCCCATATGCAGGCTGCCGGTCACGTTCGGCGGCGGAATGACGATGGAATAGGGGCTGGCCCCGGCGCGTTCGGGCCGTCCGGCGCGAAAGGCTTGCGCCTCTTCCCACGCGTCGCGGATGCGCGATTCAATTGCGGCGGGAGCGAAAGTTTTTTCCATGTTTCGGCAATCGGCAATAGGCAGTCGGCAATAGGGTGAACCGACTGCCGACTGCCGAACTGCCGACGCCCGGTGAGCGCTTTGCGCTACGCCAGCGCCTTGAGCGCGCTTTTGCCGGCGTAGATCGCCGCGTCGCCCAGCTCCTCCTCGATGCGGATGAGCTGGTTGTATTTGGCGGTGCGGTCGGAGCGGGCGAGCGAGCCGGTCTTGATCTGGCCGCTGTTGGTCGCGACGACGAGATCGGCGATGGTCGAATCCTCGGTCTCGCCGGAGCGATGCGAGAAGACGGTGGTGTAGCCGGCGCGATGCGCGGTCTCGACCGAAGCCAGCGTCTCGGTCAGCGTGCCGATCTGATTGACTTTCACCAGCAGCGAATTGGCGATCCCGCCCTCAATGCCGCGCGTCAAGCGCGTCACATTGGTGACGAAGAGATCGTCGCCGACGAGCTGCACTTTCTTGCCCAGAACGTCGGTGAGCTTCTTCCAGCCCTCCCAATCGTCTTCGGCCATGCCGTCCTCGATCGACACGATCGGATAGGCGCCGGCGAGCTTGGCGAGATAGGCGACCTGCTCGTCGATCGAGCGCGTCACGCCCTCGCCTTCATAGACATATTTGCCGTCCTTGAAGAATTCCGTGGCGGCGCAGTCGGAGCAAAGATGCACGTCGACGCCCGGCTTGAAGCCCGCCGTTTCAATCGCCTTCATGATGAAGTCGAGCGCCGCTTCGGCGGAAGGAAGATTGGGCGCGAAACCGCCCTCATCGCCGACCGAGGTGCTGAGGCCGGCTTTCTTGAGCGCGGCCTTGAGCGTGTGGAAAATTTCCGCGCCCCAACGGATGGCGTCGCGCACATTCGGCGCGCCGGTCGGCATGATCATGAATTCCTGGAAGTCGATCGGATTGTCGGCATGCACGCCGCCATTGACGATATTCATCATTGGCGTCGGCAGAACCCGCGCCTGCACGCCGCCGACATAGCGATAGAGCGGCAGCGCCGCCGCCTCGGCCGCCGCCTTGGCGACCGCCAGCGACACGCCGAGAATGGCGTTGGCGCCGAGCCGCCCCTTGTTCGGCGTCCCGTCGAGGTTGATCATCGCCTCGTCGAGGGCGACCTGATCCTCAGCTTCGAAGCCGAGCAGCGCGCCGGCGATTTCGTCGTTGACATTGTCGACCGCCGTGAGCACGCCCTTGCCGAGATAGCGCGACGCGTCGCCATCGCGCTTTTCCGCCGCTTCATGCGCGCCCGTCGAGGCGCCGGACGGCACCGCCGCCCGTCCAGAAGATCCATCCTCCAGGGTGACGTCGACCTCGACGGTTGGGTTCCCGCGAGAATCCAGAATTTCGCGGGCGTGGATGTCGACGATCTCGGTCATGGGTGCCTCTTCATGATGCGGCGCGGAGCGGCGCGACTTCTTAGACCTATTGCGCGGTCCCGAAAAGCCTCAGCCGCAAAAAGGTTCTGCGTCCGCCGCCCGCTTTTATGGGACCTGTGCTGCGCCGCGGCGACGGCGCGCCAGCGAAATCCGTTGACTGGGGAGGGGTCCTCCCTATCCTTGAGCTTGATTAATGAGCGGGCGTTCGCCGCCAAGCGCGACGGGGTCGGCGGGAGGTTCGGATGGCCCTCAGAAGAACGCGATTCGCGCGCGGCGTCGTTTTCAGCCTTTGCTTGGGGCTTTGGAGTCCGGCCGGCGCCTTGGCTCAGTCGCCGGAGCATGTCGCCGCCGCGAAGGCGACTTTGGAGAAATCTCCCGTCCGGGGCAATTGCGCGCCGGCGCAGGAAGATTTTCTCGGCTGGCCGGCGAGCCTCGTGCAGCGCTGCGAATATCAGCACGAGGCTATGCCTGGCCTCGCCTATGTGCTCGACATAAAGCCGGAAACTCTGGCGCGCTGGGTCGAGGCCGGATGCAGCGCGCTGATGGTCGGCGCCGGCCATTGTTTCGACAGGACGTTGAAATGCGCCCTCGACAGCACAGGCGCCAGCTTTGTGATCGGCGGCAATCTGATCGCGGCGCGCAGCGGCGTGAAGCAGAATCGCTTTTATCGCAACGGCGTCGCGATCGTCGCGCCCAAGAGCGGGATGCCCGGCGCCGTGCCGATCCAAGAACAGGAGCAGATCGCGCATATTCCGGAAAAGGACGTCTCGGCGATGCTCGACCGCGGCGGCGTCGCCTTGTGGAACACCATGCCCTATCAATTCGCGGTGAAGGCGCTCGAAATCGCCGTGCCGGCGGAGATGAACACGCCGGACAGGCGCGAGAAATGGCTCGAAATCGTGCGCGTCGAAATGCTGAAGGCGCTGGAGAGCCCCGAGAACCGCCTTCTCTCGGGCTGGATGTCGGCGCATCCGATCACCCTGCGCGCGGGCGAATGCCCGGACTCCCGCGACCCATGAGCGTTTGGCGCTTGACGCGGCGGCGATCGCGCCTTTGTTACCCGCATGACCAAGACTCATAAGGGCGCCGCGCTGCTCGGCCGCATGGCCGCGCTGCCGGCTTCGCCGGACGAGGCCGAACTCGATCTCGTGCCCAATCCTCACAAGGACGCGACCTATCTCGTGCGCTTCACCGCGCCCGAGTTCACCTCGCTTTGCCCGGTGACCGGCCAACCGGACTTCGCACATATCGTCATCGACTATGTCCCCGCCGAATGGCTGGTCGAGTCGAAGGCTTTGAAGCTTTACCTTGGAAGTTTCCGAAACCACGGCGCCTTTCACGAAGACTGCACGCTGCGGATCGCG
This window of the Methylocystis hirsuta genome carries:
- the ribB gene encoding 3,4-dihydroxy-2-butanone-4-phosphate synthase, with the protein product MRRRRRKRRVPEISLSHSITEAVEAVARGEIVVVTDDDDRENEGDLVVAASLCTPEKMAFIIRHTSGIVCAPLTLEEARRLHLAPMVAENDAPLATAFTITVDTRHGLTTGISAEQRCNTVRALANGNMGASDFVRPGHVFPLIAKDGGVLMRSGHTEAAVDLCKLAGLPPVGVICELANDDGTVMTGRQIEDFARTHDLKLVSVSDLIAFRQAREKLVERVATFPVATEAGEMIGHAYVTPFDSVQHFAFVLGAIGDGRDVPTRLHRADIISDVMCGAPTIKKTLARFAREGRGVLVYLRDGAAGVPANIVGRQKDEEERAEETRKRQWLDVGLGAQILKDLGVSSIRLRSSSSKPRAFVGLSGFGIEISAVEPVE
- a CDS encoding phosphodiester glycosidase family protein; the encoded protein is MAAAALAFLSLPARAGASPCADIEGAAYTVCDFDARKHDIRLFLRDEKGEIYGSFARLADGLANKGETLVFAMNAGMYAEDRTPVGLYVENGRTLNGANTRSGAGNFHLKPNGVFWVDGARAGVTETARFLKNPQRAQFATQSGPMLVISGRIHPRIHEDGMSQKFRNGVCVQDGHIMRFAISNQPVTFYEFARLFRDRLHCKDALFLDGGSASALYAPSLSRHDRFTPTMGPILGVVEKANR
- the queF gene encoding preQ(1) synthase, which encodes MTKTHKGAALLGRMAALPASPDEAELDLVPNPHKDATYLVRFTAPEFTSLCPVTGQPDFAHIVIDYVPAEWLVESKALKLYLGSFRNHGAFHEDCTLRIACDLVAAMTPKWLRIGGYWYPRGGMPIDVFWQTGAPPDGLWLPDQGVPPYRGRG
- a CDS encoding valine--tRNA ligase; its protein translation is MEKTFAPAAIESRIRDAWEEAQAFRAGRPERAGASPYSIVIPPPNVTGSLHMGHALNNTLQDILVRYRRMKGDDVLWQPGTDHAGIATQMVVERQLMERQEHRRELGREKFVERVWEWKAESGGKIVEQLKRLGASCDWSRERFTLDEGLSRAVVKVFVQLYRDGLLYKDKRLVNWDPALHTAISDLEVLQQEVKGHLWRFKYPIVDDSGKETGEFIVVATTRPETMLGDTAVAVHPEDERYTALVGKRVRLPLVGRLIPIVADEYSDPEKGTGAVKITPAHDFNDFEVGKRHGLRLVNVLDPQAQMTLAANADFHEGVDPSPELAATASTLDGLDRFAARKRVVEMMEERELLDGLDDHKHMVPHGDRSGAVLEPRLTDQWYVDAKTLAQPALKAVRDGRTTFVPKNWEKTYFEWLENIQPWCVSRQLWWGHRIPAWYDEDGNAYVEETEEAALAAARSKRGDGVTLTRDEDVLDTWFSSALWPFSTLGWPEKTPELARYYPTSALVTGFDIIFFWVARMMMMGLYFMDEVPFRDVYIHALVRDEKGAKMSKSKGNVIDPLHLIDEYGADALRFTLAAMAAQGRDIKLSTQRVEGYRNFATKLWNASRFAEINGCARVEYYDPRANTITLNRWIVGEAARTIAEVSAAIEAYRFNDAANAVYRFVWSVFCDWYVELAKPLLQGADGADKDETRATTAYVLDQIYALLHPFMPFLTEELWAIKGADGPKRETMLALAAWPALEGLEDADAESEIGWVVDLISEVRSLRAEMNLTSETELLLIGADDALKARTERWDETIRKLARLSHFGFAEAAPKSSAQIIVRGGVAAMPLEGVIDLGAERTRLAKEIGKLEGELKKLDAKLANEGFLAKAEEEVIDEHRERREETAARVEKLNAALLRLS
- the eno gene encoding phosphopyruvate hydratase yields the protein MTEIVDIHAREILDSRGNPTVEVDVTLEDGSSGRAAVPSGASTGAHEAAEKRDGDASRYLGKGVLTAVDNVNDEIAGALLGFEAEDQVALDEAMINLDGTPNKGRLGANAILGVSLAVAKAAAEAAALPLYRYVGGVQARVLPTPMMNIVNGGVHADNPIDFQEFMIMPTGAPNVRDAIRWGAEIFHTLKAALKKAGLSTSVGDEGGFAPNLPSAEAALDFIMKAIETAGFKPGVDVHLCSDCAATEFFKDGKYVYEGEGVTRSIDEQVAYLAKLAGAYPIVSIEDGMAEDDWEGWKKLTDVLGKKVQLVGDDLFVTNVTRLTRGIEGGIANSLLVKVNQIGTLTETLASVETAHRAGYTTVFSHRSGETEDSTIADLVVATNSGQIKTGSLARSDRTAKYNQLIRIEEELGDAAIYAGKSALKALA